TAACTTGAATACGTGGTGAGTTATTAAAACTATTGTTTTATCATTCATTctgtaattaatattattttgttctcATAAAATTTATACATTTCTATTCTATTTGAGAAGAtttcattttacaaaaattacaaaaggttttagttttaaatagatgGCCAGCAAGATACTAAATGTAGCCAATGAGCGCCCGAGGCTGGAAGGCAATTACCTTACCGTATTAGCCTACACAATAGTCCGAAACGAAACGACCTAACATTGCCGAATCCCGTAGTCGCTTGGTCTGGTCAACAGTATTTTAGCACATCTCTACCGTGTTAAAGACAACTATGGATACATTATCTGTAACATACCTATTCAAAAATGATATCAATCCCACTGCATGGACCACAGCTGATCCTGGAGACGAAGGACCTTCTGCCAGGGTAGAAGCCATGAAACTGGCCAACCGAGTTGTATTGACTGCTCTACTAGCTTTTATCATGCTAGCTATGGGGTGTGTTGTTACCGTTAACGACTTTAAAATTGCGTTAAAAAGACCTGTTGGACTGGCTATTGGATTCGTATGCCAGTTTGGGATAATGCCACTTGTAGCATTTACATTGGCACACATTTTCAATGTTGATGCACCATATGCTATAGGAATGCTGGTCGTTGGCTGTTCACCTGGTGGAGTGACGTCACAATTATTTACTTTTTGGAGTAATGGTGATGTTTGCTTAAGGCAagttactttatatttattaagTTTAATGAATTTGTCACACCATGTCAAGTTAATGAGATTGCGGTCAAAGTAAGGTAATGTGAATACTTTGTGTTACCCATGCATACAAAATAGATTCTTCTATCTGCACACACAAAGAAAGACAACATACGGTGATAGGGCCTACAAAATAGAGGTACTCTATAACAAAgctcttgattttattttattttttttttatttcaactatcTTTAAAGAGGGTAACCGTTCCAGTTTAGCCCAGTATGTTAACTGATATTCAGAGCCCCtctttaatacagtaaaattaaaatacatcgCAACAATGACAATAACAAGCAACATCTTCTTCTTTAATTTCAATATGTGCCAAAGTGTGGAAAGAAAAATTATCCCACCATTCTTGGCCAACCTTTGTATGCTATTTACTAGGAAAGTACCTACAGTAAATAAGTCATTTACGAAGAATacgaatattatatatttaataagaaCATAAATGTATTACTACGTCTGTATGGTATTTACTAGATGTAAATTATTagttaaaaaatatcaacatgtaTTATTAATAACTTACAGTATGTACGTAGAACCCCTGTTCAGACGACACCCGATTAACTTTCCCGCGAAACGAGGGGAAATCCCCTATAGTATTACTTTCTTTAATTTAGTATCCTATTTTCAATACAGTATTTGCATGACGACTTTCTCGACACTTGCTGCAATAGGAATGATGCCGCTATGCCTGTGGATTTATAGTGGGAGTTGGACAGATGAAACTGCCGTAATCCCCTACAAGAGTATTGTCACAGCACTGGCTCTTATTCTAATTCCTGTATTCATTGGAATGCTAATACGGCATTACAAACAAGAGTGGACACGAGTTATTACACTGGTTAGTCAGACATtaagatttgtttttttcttgaaaaagaaaaaaatattttaaaacatttatttctagAACAATTACCAGTCGTAAAAAAGTAAACCGATAACCCCTTGTCTTGACGGTAGTGGGGTTTTGAATAAACTGTGTATTGTGTCGAAATCATAGTAAAAGGGAATAAGCtgaataaaactataaattttattaaaagtttgattttattcaccttaattgttcatgtttttggggacaagcCGATACATATTCAAATGCAACTTTAAGGTTAAcgtttaaaaaatagaattcgAAACGCATTTAAAAAAGTCAAGAATGTAACCCTTCAAGATACCATAGATATCCAGAGGCCCtcttcaaaacaaaattacaatttcaaACTTCTACCACAACCATCTTTCCTTGGGTCGTtttcttaagcgtggttcccactagtgacgcaacacaaagacgtaacgcaacgcaagtgaattgaccaatcacaaacaatgtcttattcgcttgtgattgctaactgcctataacttcgcttgtcattggttaaaacgcttgcgttgcgtttacgtccttgcgttacgttctagtgggaaccaagctttattgtTCCCTTATACCGAGCTAAAACTTTTAGTATTCAACCCTGAactgtgtttttaaatattcttattttataattctatggtgtttttaatagaTTAAATAATATGTTCTTTACCTTTTTCAGGTCGGTAGTATCACGGGAATGCTTGCAATTGCTGTTAACATTATTCTGAATGGATTAATCAATCCTGATATGTTCCTAGCACCTtggtacatttatttttcaacaatTATTACACCACCGATTGCGTTTTTGTTGGGTTACATCATCGCTTACGTATTACGACAGTCAAGGAAGAAATGCCGAACCATCGCCATAGAAACAGGCAGTCAAAATATAGCTTTGGCCATTACCATTATTGCTATATCGTATGCAGACAACGAGGACTTCTTTCAAATACTGATTTATCCATCTCTATTTGGACCGTTTTTACTCATTGATTCAGCAATATGTGTACTGGTTTTCAAAATGATTGAGAAAAGAATGAAACCAGAAAATGACAACGAAGAGTCCCAGCAACCACCAATAGATGATGCTAATGATAGAAAGGATGTTAGTTTTAAACAGCTCAATCAAGAACCGTGAAAACAaaactaataattttatttttggttagTTTATATATCTTTCAAAGCTgttcaaagaaaattaaaaatattaataataaataataatataa
This genomic stretch from Antedon mediterranea chromosome 11, ecAntMedi1.1, whole genome shotgun sequence harbors:
- the LOC140062538 gene encoding ileal sodium/bile acid cotransporter-like produces the protein MDTLSVTYLFKNDINPTAWTTADPGDEGPSARVEAMKLANRVVLTALLAFIMLAMGCVVTVNDFKIALKRPVGLAIGFVCQFGIMPLVAFTLAHIFNVDAPYAIGMLVVGCSPGGVTSQLFTFWSNGDVCLSICMTTFSTLAAIGMMPLCLWIYSGSWTDETAVIPYKSIVTALALILIPVFIGMLIRHYKQEWTRVITLVGSITGMLAIAVNIILNGLINPDMFLAPWYIYFSTIITPPIAFLLGYIIAYVLRQSRKKCRTIAIETGSQNIALAITIIAISYADNEDFFQILIYPSLFGPFLLIDSAICVLVFKMIEKRMKPENDNEESQQPPIDDANDRKDVSFKQLNQEP